Proteins co-encoded in one Bacillus paramycoides genomic window:
- a CDS encoding SagB/ThcOx family dehydrogenase, producing MSEKIYYWSPIKHWEKLHNEVLIGEMRFTGILSEWFPDFYFMAQKGVKISELVERFSLGNVEETQKTIELMIKNRVLVSNILHPREVFSSQEKIFPNPYSNQIRFSKEELDKYMSEQLNRTHVAARSTEIQLETTDELPTIIKERRSCRQFDMEKQISFSEFSRFLSTLKQVREEKIYYHYASAGGLYPIDIFVYVKPKRIESMKAGFYYYNPSKNSLVIVNNIDQVIKSDHELINQDLFTQSAFSVYLVYNANASIPKYGSDGYLFACIESGIITATLNMVAETVNLGVCSVGHMKFEEIQQFLCLDNHQVFLHGLEVGLKINE from the coding sequence ATGAGCGAGAAAATTTACTACTGGTCTCCGATTAAGCATTGGGAGAAGTTGCATAATGAAGTTTTGATAGGGGAAATGAGATTTACAGGTATTCTGTCTGAGTGGTTTCCTGATTTTTATTTTATGGCTCAAAAAGGTGTGAAAATCAGTGAACTAGTAGAGCGCTTTTCGTTAGGAAATGTAGAAGAGACACAAAAAACCATAGAGCTCATGATAAAAAATCGTGTGTTAGTAAGTAACATATTACACCCAAGAGAAGTATTTTCTTCACAAGAAAAGATTTTTCCAAATCCATATAGCAACCAGATTCGCTTTTCTAAAGAAGAGTTAGATAAGTATATGAGTGAACAATTAAATCGCACGCACGTTGCTGCACGGTCAACCGAAATTCAACTTGAAACAACAGATGAGCTACCCACTATAATCAAGGAACGTAGGTCTTGTCGTCAATTTGATATGGAAAAACAAATTAGTTTTTCGGAATTTTCCCGATTCTTATCAACTCTAAAACAGGTTAGGGAAGAAAAAATATACTATCATTACGCAAGTGCAGGCGGGCTCTATCCCATTGATATCTTTGTTTATGTAAAACCAAAACGTATAGAGAGTATGAAAGCTGGATTTTATTATTATAACCCATCAAAAAATAGTCTTGTGATTGTAAACAACATTGATCAAGTAATCAAAAGTGATCATGAGTTAATTAATCAGGATTTATTTACTCAATCGGCCTTCTCAGTTTATTTGGTTTATAATGCGAACGCTTCCATCCCGAAATACGGTTCAGATGGATATTTATTTGCTTGTATTGAGTCAGGCATTATCACTGCTACCTTAAATATGGTTGCTGAGACAGTAAATTTAGGCGTTTGTTCAGTTGGTCATATGAAATTTGAAGAGATTCAGCAATTTTTATGTTTGGATAACCATCAAGTATTTCTCCATGGGCTTGAAGTTGGCCTGAAAATTAACGAATAG